A window from Hypomesus transpacificus isolate Combined female chromosome 26, fHypTra1, whole genome shotgun sequence encodes these proteins:
- the LOC124487292 gene encoding cytochrome P450 2J2-like: protein MIIYKVFEFLDLTGWLVFISVFLLVADMIRNRSPPNFPPGPRPLPLLGNVFTGVDFKTMIKLSEEYGPVFSLRRGSERVVFVSSYKMVKEALVNQLDSFADRPIIPLFHVVFKAIGIALSNGYLWKMQRKFANTHLRQFGGGKKTLEKNIEQESTFLCEAFQEKQGMPFNPHYFLKTAVGNVISCVVFGHRFDYRDDNFQNLLRLDNEAVLLSGTARAQLYDAFPGLFSYLPGPHHTIHANYRAITDFLEKEVEAHQKNWDPEDPRDFIDTYLTEIGQRMDDPKAGFNIESLVVCILDLFEAGTESAATTLRWALVYMVNYPEIQEKVQAEIDRVIGQSRQPNMADRPDMPYTEAVIHETQRLGNIVPLGFPKMASKDSTLGGYFIPKGTVIITNLATVLFDKNEWETPDSFNPGHFLDSQGQFRKREAFMPFSAGRRACLGENLARMELFIFFTSMLQRFTFSPPPGEMPSMEGLMGFTYSPEEFLVQAHLR, encoded by the exons ATGATTATTTACAAGGTCTTTGAGTTCCTCGACCTGACAGGTTGGCTGGTGTTCATCTCAGTCTTTCTGCTGGTGGCGGACATGATCCGAAACAGAAGTCCACCCAACTTCCCTCCTGGACCCCGACCCCTGCCGCTCCTGGGAAATGTCTTCACTGGAGTGGACTTCAAGACCATGATAAAG CTGTCGGAGGAGTACGGGCCTGTGTTCAGCTTGAGGAGGGGAAGTGAGagggttgtgtttgtgtccagctACAAGATGGTGAAGGAAGCTCTGGTGAATCAGCTGGACAGCTTTGCAGATCGTCCCATCATCCCCTTGTTCCATGTCGTCTTCAAAGCAATCG GCATAGCTTTAAGCAACGGCTATCTGTGGAAGATGCAGAGGAAGTTTGCCAACACCCACCTGCGTCAGTTTGGCGGGGGGAAGAAGACCTTGGAGAAAAACATTGAACAGGAAAGCACCTTCCTCTGTGAGGCGTTTCAAGAAAAACAAG GGATGCCTTTCAATCCACATTACTTTCTAAAAACCGCTGTGGGAAATGTGATCTCCTGTGTGGTGTTTGGTCATCGTTTTGACTACAGAGACGACAACTTCCAGAACCTTCTGCGCTTGGACAATGAAGCTGTCCTGCTGTCTGGCACAGCAAGAGCTCAG CTGTACGATGCCTTCCCCGGCCTCTTCAGTTATCTGCCAGGACCGCATCACACCATCCACGCCAACTACCGCGCAATCACCGACTtcctggagaaggaggtggaggctcACCAGAAGAACTGGGACCCCGAAGACCCCCGAGATTTCATCGACACGTACCTGACGGAGATTGGCCAG AGGATGGACGACCCTAAAGCTGGCTTCAACATCGAGTCACTGGTGGTGTGCATCCTGGACCTGTTTGAGGCTGGAACAGAGTCTGCAGCCACTACTCTACGCTGGGCCCTCGTCTACATGGTAAACTACCCAGAGATTCAAG AGAAGGTCCAGGCTGAGATAGACAGAGTGATTGGACAGTCACGGCAGCCCAACATGGCCGACAGACCCGACATGCCCTACACGGAAGCTGTCATCCATGAAACCCAGCGGTTGGGAAACATCGTACCGTTGGGCTTCCCTAAAATGGCCAGCAAAGACTCCACTCTGGGGGGGTATTTCATACCCAAG GGGACGGTGATTATAACCAACCTTGCTACGGTGCTGTTCGATAAGAACGAGTGGGAGACTCCAGACTCCTTCAACCCAGGACACTTCTTAGACTCACAAGGCCAGTTCCGGAAAAGAGAGGCCTTCATGCCATTCTCAGCAG GCAGGAGAGCGTGTCTGGGGGAGAACCTGGCCAGGATGGAGCTGTTCATCTTCTTCACCTCCATGCTGCAGAGgttcaccttctctcctccacctggagAGATGCCCAGCATGGAGGGGCTCATGGGGTTCACCTACTCCCCTGAGGAGTTCCTGGTGCAAGCCCACCTGCGTTGA